The Chaetodon auriga isolate fChaAug3 chromosome 22, fChaAug3.hap1, whole genome shotgun sequence genome contains a region encoding:
- the LOC143314803 gene encoding peroxisome proliferator-activated receptor alpha-like isoform X2, whose amino-acid sequence MAGDLFSPPSPLGDSLLDSPLCGDLMDDLRDISQSIGDDTLGFDFPEYQSTGSGSESSITLDTLTPASSPSSGVCAAAPDPEESFTPLSLECRVCSDKASGFHYGVHACEGCKGFFRRTIRLKLDYDKCERHCKIQKKNRNKCQYCRFHKCLSVGMSHNAIRFGRMPQAEKLKLKAESKMVEKQKASPMLADHKILVKQIHEAYMKNFNMNKAKARLILTGKTSKPPFIIHDMETFQLAERTLAAHMLTGDYLEPESGLQEREVVPAVGCGELQQREAEARLFHCCQSTSVETVTELTEFAKAVPGFQSLDLNDQVTLLKYGVYEALFTLLASCMNKDGLLVARGGGFITREFLKSLRRPFSDMMEPKFQFATRFNSLELDDTDLALFVAAIICCGDRPGLVDVPLVEQLQESIIQALRLHLLANHPDDSFLFPRLLQKLADLRELVTEHAQLVQDIKTTEDTSLHPLLQEIYRDMY is encoded by the exons ATGGCGGGAGACCTCTTCAGCCCGCCGTCCCCGCTGGGGGATTCCCTGCTGGACAGTCCGCTGTGTGGAGACCTGATGGACGATCTTCGTGACATCTCCCAGTCCATAGGAGACGACACTCTGGGATTTGATTTCCCAGAGTACCAGAGCACTGGCTCGGGGTCTGAGAGCTCCATCACGCTGG ACACGTTGACCCCAGCCTCCAGTCCGTCATCGGGggtgtgtgctgcagcaccaGACCCAGAGGAGAGCTTCACCCCCCTCAGCCTGGAGTGCCGGGTGTGCTCAGACAAGGCTTCAGGCTTCCACTACGGCGTGCATGCCTGTGAGGGCTGCAAG GGGTTCTTCAGGAGGACCATCAGGCTAAAGCTGGACTATGACAAGTGTGAACGTCACTGCAAAATCCAAAAGAAGAACCGCAACAAGTGCCAGTACTGCCGATTCCACAAGTGCCTCTCCGTGGGCATGTCCCACAATG CCATCCGGTTTGGTCGGATGCCTCAGGCGGagaagctaaagctaaaagCAGAAAGCAAGATGGTGGAGAAACAGAAGGCGAGCCCCATGCTGGCAGACCACAAGATTCTGGTCAAGCAGATCCACGAGGCCTACATGAAGAACTTCAACATGAACAAGGCGAAAGCTCGGCTCATACTCACCGGAAAGACCAGCAAGCCG CCTTTCATCATTCATGATATGGAGACGTTCCAGCTGGCAGAGAGGACGTTGGCGGCCCATATGCTAACCGGTGACTATCTGGAGCCCGAGAGCGGCCTTCAAGAGAGGGAGGTGGTTCCGGCTGTGGGGTGTGGGGAGCtccagcagagggaggctgaaGCCAGGCTCTTCCACTGCTGCCAGAGTACCTCGGTGGAGACGGTCACAGAGCTGACGGAGTTCGCCAAGGCAGTGCCGGGTTTCCAGAGCCTGGATCTGAATGACCAG GTGACTCTCTTGAAGTATGGAGTGTATGAagccctcttcaccctcctGGCCTCCTGCATGAACAAAGACGGCCTCCTGGTGGCTCGCGGTGGAGGCTTCATCACCCGAGAGTTCCTCAAAAGCCTCCGGCGGCCATTTAGCGACATGATGGAGCCCAAATTCCAGTTTGCTACACGCTTCAACTCCCTGGAGCTGGACGACACTGACCTGGCCCTGTTTGTGGCTGCCATCATCTGCTGTGGAG ATCGCCCAGGCCTGGTGGATGTGCCTCTGgtggaacagctgcaggaaagCATCATTCAGGCACTGCGGCTCCACCTGCTGGCCAACCACCCCGACGACAGTTTCCTCTTCCCCAGACTGCTGCAGAAACTGGCCGACCTCCGGGAGCTGGTCACCGAGCATGCTCAGCTGGTCCAGGACATCAAGACAACGGAGGACACCTCACTGCATCCGCTCCTGCAAGAGATATACAGGGACATGTACTGA
- the LOC143314803 gene encoding peroxisome proliferator-activated receptor alpha-like isoform X1 — MAGDLFSPPSPLGDSLLDSPLCGDLMDDLRDISQSIGDDTLGFDFPEYQSTGSGSESSITLDTLTPASSPSSGVCAAAPDPEESFTPLSLECRVCSDKASGFHYGVHACEGCKGFFRRTIRLKLDYDKCERHCKIQKKNRNKCQYCRFHKCLSVGMSHNAIRFGRMPQAEKLKLKAESKMVEKQKASPMLADHKILVKQIHEAYMKNFNMNKAKARLILTGKTSKPQPFIIHDMETFQLAERTLAAHMLTGDYLEPESGLQEREVVPAVGCGELQQREAEARLFHCCQSTSVETVTELTEFAKAVPGFQSLDLNDQVTLLKYGVYEALFTLLASCMNKDGLLVARGGGFITREFLKSLRRPFSDMMEPKFQFATRFNSLELDDTDLALFVAAIICCGDRPGLVDVPLVEQLQESIIQALRLHLLANHPDDSFLFPRLLQKLADLRELVTEHAQLVQDIKTTEDTSLHPLLQEIYRDMY; from the exons ATGGCGGGAGACCTCTTCAGCCCGCCGTCCCCGCTGGGGGATTCCCTGCTGGACAGTCCGCTGTGTGGAGACCTGATGGACGATCTTCGTGACATCTCCCAGTCCATAGGAGACGACACTCTGGGATTTGATTTCCCAGAGTACCAGAGCACTGGCTCGGGGTCTGAGAGCTCCATCACGCTGG ACACGTTGACCCCAGCCTCCAGTCCGTCATCGGGggtgtgtgctgcagcaccaGACCCAGAGGAGAGCTTCACCCCCCTCAGCCTGGAGTGCCGGGTGTGCTCAGACAAGGCTTCAGGCTTCCACTACGGCGTGCATGCCTGTGAGGGCTGCAAG GGGTTCTTCAGGAGGACCATCAGGCTAAAGCTGGACTATGACAAGTGTGAACGTCACTGCAAAATCCAAAAGAAGAACCGCAACAAGTGCCAGTACTGCCGATTCCACAAGTGCCTCTCCGTGGGCATGTCCCACAATG CCATCCGGTTTGGTCGGATGCCTCAGGCGGagaagctaaagctaaaagCAGAAAGCAAGATGGTGGAGAAACAGAAGGCGAGCCCCATGCTGGCAGACCACAAGATTCTGGTCAAGCAGATCCACGAGGCCTACATGAAGAACTTCAACATGAACAAGGCGAAAGCTCGGCTCATACTCACCGGAAAGACCAGCAAGCCG CAGCCTTTCATCATTCATGATATGGAGACGTTCCAGCTGGCAGAGAGGACGTTGGCGGCCCATATGCTAACCGGTGACTATCTGGAGCCCGAGAGCGGCCTTCAAGAGAGGGAGGTGGTTCCGGCTGTGGGGTGTGGGGAGCtccagcagagggaggctgaaGCCAGGCTCTTCCACTGCTGCCAGAGTACCTCGGTGGAGACGGTCACAGAGCTGACGGAGTTCGCCAAGGCAGTGCCGGGTTTCCAGAGCCTGGATCTGAATGACCAG GTGACTCTCTTGAAGTATGGAGTGTATGAagccctcttcaccctcctGGCCTCCTGCATGAACAAAGACGGCCTCCTGGTGGCTCGCGGTGGAGGCTTCATCACCCGAGAGTTCCTCAAAAGCCTCCGGCGGCCATTTAGCGACATGATGGAGCCCAAATTCCAGTTTGCTACACGCTTCAACTCCCTGGAGCTGGACGACACTGACCTGGCCCTGTTTGTGGCTGCCATCATCTGCTGTGGAG ATCGCCCAGGCCTGGTGGATGTGCCTCTGgtggaacagctgcaggaaagCATCATTCAGGCACTGCGGCTCCACCTGCTGGCCAACCACCCCGACGACAGTTTCCTCTTCCCCAGACTGCTGCAGAAACTGGCCGACCTCCGGGAGCTGGTCACCGAGCATGCTCAGCTGGTCCAGGACATCAAGACAACGGAGGACACCTCACTGCATCCGCTCCTGCAAGAGATATACAGGGACATGTACTGA
- the cdpf1 gene encoding cysteine-rich DPF motif domain-containing protein 1: MEHTTSEPLEKTFTCQLCDLSSPFTYYGQKPPNTRAIVLLEECFVTKDPFSPDKEKFLVLGSTCSLCSMPVCVGSDCSLFYTKRFCMQCVNKHLDQFPHQIRAELAKKKQSSKDAVS; this comes from the exons ATGGAGCACACTACAAGTGAACCCCTTGAAAAAACATTTACTTGCCAATTGTGTGATTTAAGCAGCCCTTTTACTTACTACGGCCAGAAACCACCAAACACCAGAGCCATTGT GTTGCTTGAGGAGTGTTTCGTGACCAAGGACCCATTCAGCCCGGACAAGGAAAAGTTCCTGGTGTTGGGCTCTACTTGCAGCCTGTGCAGCATGCCAGTCTGTGTTGGATCG GACTGCAGTCTCTTCTACACCAAGAGGTtctgcatgcagtgtgtgaacAAGCACCTGGACCAGTTCCCACATCAGATTCGGGCCGAGCTGGCCAAGAAGAAGCAGAGCTCCAAGGATGCCGTCTCATGA